Genomic DNA from Dermochelys coriacea isolate rDerCor1 chromosome 27, rDerCor1.pri.v4, whole genome shotgun sequence:
GGGCCCACACCACAGAGAAGAAGAGCTGGCTTTCCCAAGCCAGGTCTTCGTGGCCCGGTCCCCGTGTACCCAGCTGCATGAGTGTGTTTCTACCCTTGTGCCGTATGTGTGGTGGGAGGGCACTGGCGTGAGAAGGGGTGTGCCTGTGATTCCACGTTCCCTGCTGGGGTCCTTTATGGCTGTAGGCAATATTAACCCCTTAATAGCTGTTCTGGCAAGCACCCTAAAAAGGTCTGCCAGCTTACACCTATCTCtggggaacataagaatggccctacagggtcagaccaagggtccatctagcccagtaccctgtcttctgacagtggccaataccaggtgccctagagggaatgaaccgaacaggtaatcaagtgattcatcccctgtcacccattcccagcttctggcaaaccgaggctagggacaccatccctgcccatcctggctaatagccgttgatggaccgaTCCGCCATtaactttagttcttttttgaactctgttatggtcttggccttcacaacatcctctggcaaagagttccacaggttgactgtgcattgtgtgaagaaatacttcctattgtttgttttaaacctgccccCTATTAATgccatttggtgacccttagttcttgtgtttgagaagtagtaaacaacacatccttatctactttctctacaccagtcatgattttatagacctccatcatctCTCCCCTcggccgtctcttttccaagctgaacggtcccagtgttattaatctctcctcatacagaagctgttccagacccctaataatttttgttgcccttttctgaatcttttccaattccaatagatcttttttgagctggagcgACCACAGCATCAcatggtattcaagatgtgggcgtaccatagatttatagcgaggcaacatgatattttctgtcctagaGTTGGGGAGCAGCAAAGCCGGAGCACAGAGACCAAATTTCATATTAAAACGTGCTTTAATTAATCATTGCTCAGTGTTTTAATCAATCACTGCTATTTATTACTTCCCTGCCTCTCTTCTGCTtctgacagacacacacacacacacacacagatctcttTAGTCCCCACCTGTTACTCTATTTCTCACAGTGGAAAAACAAGatttcccccatctccccaaccAACAAAAGATTCCTTGGCTGTTTGCAGTGAATCCCCTGGAGTCAAGAGACAGGAATGCCCCATCTTGGTCTTTAcctgggggggaaaaggagagaaaagcccTGGTCGTAATAATGTTACCCCTGTATAGCTTTCCCCCTTTGAAGACCTCAGCCTGGGTAAAATATTATAACCTAGGCCAAAAAATGAGCAAGCAGTGGCTCAGGGcctagagcccaggtctcctaaaTCACAGTCCTGTGCGCTAATCATTAGGTCACCCTGCCTTCAGTTAAAGGGCCAGCTTTCAAATAGCCTTTACAGCCACACTTTTCATCTAGTGTTTTAATCCAAAGGAAGCAGGAGAATTGACTaaacagcttcccccccccccccaccagccccttGCTGGCTGccccagcagagaggccaaggtctCCATGGACCCCAGAGGCTGAACTACCCTCTTGGCCCAAGAAGGGGTCAGTCCCTACATCCTACCGACCCCAGATGTGCTGACAAGGCAGTGTAGCTACAGCCCTGGGGACCAACTGTCTGTGGGGCCACCCATGCGGCCTCATACACCCCTGTTTGAAAggcaggggctgtgctggggggtaTTCCCCATTCAGCCCTtccacctgccctgcagcctcCTTGCTGGGGCAAAGAGGCCACAGAGCAATGACAAATCAAGCCcttgaggcctgattctcctctggctCCCCCCATTTCAAGCCCACTGACTGCCTAGGGGGAACAATTAACCCTTAAAGGGGAGGAGCCACCTGCCCCAGGCTACGACTttgcgccctcccccccccccccccaaccaatcAATTATCAAACCCATTCTGTGGGCCCTGACCCAGACGGGCGGGGAACACTCACTGCTGGGCCAGGATGAGCGGGACGTGGGCGCTGTCCTGATGGCCCTGCAGCGGGGAGACCCTCTCGCCCGTGCGAACGTTGAACATGGGCAGGGTGGAGAGAGGGCGGGGCACGTCCCGGTTGCTGGCCATGTGCCTCAGCTCCTCCGTGTTGCTGTGGATCGTGCTGTGATGCACCATCTGGACACTGACAACCAGGAGATGGGGGAGAGCAGAGATGACACAATTAGCctggccggggggaggggagggagaataaTAATTGATTTGTAGTGCGGTAGCGCCTTGGAACCCTAGTCCTGGACCCCGcggtgctaggcgctgtatgtTACGTATTgagtgtattacggtagcacctaggaacctatcctgggcccagaccccAGAGTGCAgggcgctgtacaaacccaggACACAGATGgcccttgtcccaaagagctacgctcgcgctctctctctctcacacatatacacacacacacacacacacacaatgaaatccttgttctgttgaagtcagtgacaaaattcccactgccattgctggggccaggatttcccccccccccccgccccgtgtgtgcacacacacactccgaCGCCAACCCTGGCTCGTGAGCTGAGCTCTGCAGGGATAGCGCAGGCTGGATTTGAGCGACGATTCGCTTTGCTTCCTTAAAATCTCGGCCTATTCCTTAGCTGCGTGGCCATGTCACAGGGGAAACCAGTCACATCGGGCCACGTTCCTGCATCACAGGGCCCCTCCGACATCACAACGCACCAGGCTGCGCTACCACGGTTACTAGCTTGGACCAGTGACTTGGGGTGGGGTCTGCCTGGGagcttcccccactgcctgcccAGCCTCCTCCATGCAGGGAGCCGGCAGAGGAACGAGGCAAGAGAGGCAATCGAGTACTGGCCCCGCTGAGCCCAGCAGTGAGGAGCAAAAGCCCTCGCGTGTGACGGACCCCACCCCGCGCTTTCATAAAGGGGCTGTTAAAGGCAGTGTTCCCTGGGTCCTCTGTGTCTTTCGAACCGAGGAAGCGGGACGCCGCGTGAACGGCCGGAGACTGATCGGCGCCGAGAGAGGAGGAGATCCCCAGGGAGCTACGCCAGGGCCAACCGCCCCACGTCGCATCGTTTGGGGCCACACCTCCAGCCGGAAACAAGACCACGCAGCCAGGGCAGCCGGGAGGTGGCTCCAATCTGAAGGCCAGTCAAGGAGCAGTGTCTCCTATCGGCCAGCAAAATGACTGATCTGTGTGAACCTTGTAAGGGGTCCTCTTTGGCATCAGAACCCCAAGATTTGCCCACCAGCCCAGGAGCCCCCACGACCTCGAAGCATGCCAGCCCCAGCGTCTCGGAGCTCATCCTTTGGGCTGTGGCCACCTCCCCGAAATGCCAAGGCCTCTCCCTGGAGGCCCTGAAGAAGATAATCACCAAGGCAGGCTATGACGTGGTGAGAAACAAAACCCATTTCCTGCGTGTGCTCAAGGGGCTGGTTTCCAAAGGGCTGCTGAAGCAGATGGCTGGGATGGGCAACTCAGGCTCCTTTCGCGCCGGCaggaagaagagggaggggaagaagaagaatcaaGTAGCTGCCAAGAAAAGAAAGAAGCCCGGGAGGAGGAAGGCACCCAAACGCGTGTCCTCCAAAGCCAGCCGGCCAGCTCGCCGGGGTAGGAAACGGCCAACTGCCGAATGAGGGATTGCATCCCCCGCTGGGGCTCCGCTGTAAAACAGGGCTTAATAAAGAGATCCGTGTATTGTAAAGCTCTCCCGTGTCTGGGTGAATCCTTTCAAAGTGAGATGCAAAGAGGAAAGAGCCTTGAAAGTCAGGAGGGTAGGCTTGAAAGCCTTCCCAGCACTCTGTGCTAAGGGTCATCAGTCTGGGCCATTGTGGTGCGGGGGAGAACTCGGTGGGATTACAGAACTGGTTCTTGATAACTTGTGTGATCCATCCCCACTTAATCTTGAACTGGAGCCTCTCCATGTGCTTTGAAGGCAGCCTGCTCCTCTCTCAGATGAGGGGGGAAACCAGGCCTCTGGCCATTCAAGGTTTTGTGGCATGATTTGCACGAGTCAAGCTGTCTGTGCGCTCCTGAGTCCAAATTAGGGAGGCGGAATAAATATATAATCATCAAAGTTCCTCTTGCACTTTCAGTGGGTACAgtgcttttctcccctccctttaCTATCATGTAGCTTTGCTGAGTGCTGTTAAACAGCCAACATgtgccaccccagaggtggcagctAGGTGGAGTGATCTGTCAGggctcaggaggtgcagggggcagTATGTTTTCTGTTAATGTGTTGTGATAGGCCTCCATCCAACATGGGGAAGTCTGATCTAAggccacacacactctctctctctctctctctctctctctctctctctccccttatgGCATCACAATGCACCAGCCATGGCTCCTACGGTTACCACCCACATCTGGCCTTCAACCGAGCCCTCAACAAGCAAAATGACTGATATGAGTGAGTCTTCTCAGGTTCCCTCCTCTGAATCAGTCACCCTGGATCCTTGGTTAATCCAGGTTCAGAGATACCTGAGAACGCCGGTACTTCCAATCCATCATCTTCCAGCTTCTCCAGTCTACACCAGCATCAGGTTctaggctctctgaccagcccaaGTCATCCGATTCTAGGCTGTCCGGCCAGCCAGCTGGTGCCAACCTTTCCAAGCTACCGAGTCAAGGTGTCTCCAAGCTCATTCTGGAGGCTGTGGCCACCCCCTTTCTCTGCAGGCTCATTGTAGCCACTGGCTACCACATGGAGAGGAACAAGCACCATTTCCAGAGGGTGCTTGAGAACCTGATCTCCAAAGAGTTCCTGCAGCAGCTGAAAGGCACCAGAGCTTTGGACTCCTTCAGAATCAGCAAGGGGGCGGGAAAGAAGAAAGCGAAAGCAGTGCCCAAGAAAAGAgggaggctcccccccccccccaaagagtgGGAGCAGGAAACCTAGCAGAAAGGGGAAGGCTGGTGCTGAGGGATCTTTCCAGGGAGCCAAGAGGCTGGCCAGGCTGGGCAGCAGCCGGTGAAAGTGGGAGGACCTCCAGAGCCAGAGGTGTAGCACTGCCATGAATATAAGATTGCATGTCAACTCTCCCGCCGGCCTCTGGCACCAAGAAGGGACGAAGGGTGGGAAGGCACCTGAAACTCCGGAGAAAGGAAGAGGTTGGGGGTGGAATGGAACCTGAGTTCCTGGGACTGGAGCCTTTGCAAGGCTCTGAACTAAGTAGCATCTAGCCCCACCTACATGGGGACGGGGGACCAGTATGGGGTTGCAATGCAGCAAAGTCAGCCCAAAGTGCTGATCACAGAAACCAGGTGGAATGGATTCCCTCGCTGTGCTCGGGCCTCTCTCTTCTTTGAacccaggggaggagggggtccGATCAACCCAGAGGGGCAGACGGCATTTGACAGGGGCTGGTCCCAGTCTGTGGGACGAACTTCCCCAGGAGCTAAGGCCCACCCCAAGCCCCCTGGCATTTGGAGTGGAAGGTGCGGAGCGCAGCTCCCACCCGCCTTCACACACATTTCCAAGACCCAACCCTACAAAAACAGAACCCTCCACTGCCCACACACTCCTCCCCCAGGGGAGAGGACATGATCCTCCCATGACTGATGCTGGCTACGTTGCTGAATGCCCGACTGGCAGGTGCTCGTACACTGCAGGGCTGAGGGCAGCATGGGATCCTATAGAGAATGGAATAGCTCAAACTCCTTGGATGGGGCTGAAGGGGAAGATCTGATTTCTCATCCCTCTGAGTGCGGATGCTGGAACCAATTGTCCCAAGGTGGAGACCCTGTCCTGAGGCCAGGTCACTTCGGGAGAGTGAGTGGAGCTGAAGCGGGGATGGGGAGTCCTCAGGTCTCCAAGGATCCCCACCCTCCACCAAGGGCAGAGAGAGCCCCCCAATGTTCCCGTAACACAGAGCTGAACATGGATGGATGCTCCCATCCTCGGGCATGCATAGGAGGATCAGGGCGGAGGTGCCTGAAATCAACACGTGGGTGGGTGAAATCGACACGTCCCTCCACCATCTCAAGCAACCCCATGGGGAAGCCGTCCAGCGAGGCCGGGCTAGGAGAGCACTTGCGGTCTGACATCaccagctgggctgctgtggtTACTGGGTTTATAGGCTGGGGTGGCAACTGCTGGGCAGCTTCCTGCTAGCCTCATCCTGCCCATCACCTGCCTGGGAGAACAGCCCAGACCGAGGGCTCCCCTGGGGAACCAGCGACGGAGGCCCAGAGAGAAGGCAGCAACCAAGCCATGTGCCCTACCCAGCCAGGAGGCATGGGACCAAACGGTGGGAGCGAGAAACCAACCAGCGGCTTTCCTGAGCTGCAGCAATCGCGAACTGGGCCAGTGCCCAGAACAACGGGCCAGTGGCCTGCCTTGTGTCAGGGCTGGTGAGTGTCCCTCAAGCCCGAGAACAGCCAGCAGGGGCAGCTGTGCCCCTGAGGGGCACAGGATGCTTGGTCAAGGAGCAAAATGGCAAGCAGCCTTGCTCCGTTTCCTCTGGCCTGCAAGCCCCAGCTCCATCAAAGCTTCCTAGGCAGCAAAAAACCAAGgtgtcccagcctctcccaggccATCCTGATGGCCGTGGCAAACTCCAAGCTGCCCGTTCCCCTGGCAACCATCCAGGAGACCCTTGAGGCTGGAGGCTACGCCATGGCAAGGGCCGAAACAAGCACTGCTTCAGGAAGGTGCTGGCAAGGCAGCTCCTGAGGAAGGTGACGGACATCCAGGCCTTGGGCGCTGCCAAAGCTAGCAAGGGAAAGCAGAAGGGCAAAACCCACCAGGAAGATGAGGGGGCctccaggaaaggggagaaggcCACCCAGGAGACACTTGCCAAGGTCtgcttgaggaggaggaggaagaagaagaagaagaaggaggtcAAGGTCTGGTAATCTCCAGCAAGCAGCCATGGGAGGGGTGAAGCCCCCTCAAGCCCAGCTGGAAGCAGAGCTCAGGAAAGTGGCTGTTGTAGTTCACCTCTTCAGGGTGCAGGATGGTCTGGCTGACTGGGAGAGGGCCGGCTGAGTTCCCCAAGACAACCCTGGGTCAAGCCAATTCCCCGGTGGAGTTACACAGCAGGGACGGCCCTGGCCTGCGTAGGGGTCTGCCAGGGATGCTGTGGGCTAGTGGCAGTGGATCCGTTCGGGTGTAAGCTAGGCTCACTCAGGACATGCTCTGTCCTAAAGGTCTGGCTAACATTTGCTGTTGAGCAGTGTAAGGGgttgcctccttccctgagcactGACCCTTCTGCATTCAACGCCCTGGCACCCAACTCCTGTTAGCTCAAGCAGAGGTGGCTCCTGCTTTAAGCTTgagaagtcccaggttcaatccctgctaCTGATGACCTGCCTAGGCAGCTGGTGCTTTAGTTGGAGAATTACGGCCAAATGCAGACCCGTGCCTACGCACCTAGGATGCTGGGATTGAAGGGTTGGGGTCTTGCGAGGATCATTCACATACGTGGCTGGAAACTTCCTTTCCATGTTCTCCTGGGTGGTGTTGTGTTCCCctgatcctcccccccccccagcccaggtgctgctgcagggagagagagctgcaccccaaacccctcacccccggCCCCATCCTACATCGCCCTCACATAGATCCACATAGCTGGAGCCCTGAGCCACTCATCCCTGACCCcgccccagagccctcacacataCCCCTGCACCTCAATCctctatcccagccctgagcccccacactccaaacccctcagccccactcccaccacatgaatttGGTTGTGTGTCACGCATCACCTCCATATTAGTGCACATAACCAAATTCATTCCACGCTGGTGTGGGAAAAATTGCGCCAGACCACACAGATGGCAGACTGGCTCGGGCAGGGCCAATCATTCTGCAATGTGCTGGCATGCAGGGGATCAGCAGTTGGGTGCCAGGGCATTGAATGCAGCAGGGTCAGGCCTCCGGGAAGGAGGCAACCCCTTGCACTGCTCAACAGCAAGGCTGTAGAGAATATGGCCCAGAGGAAGGATCGCTGCCATGGAGAGTCTTACAGGGGCTGGGTGGATGTGAAGGGAGGAACAGGGTGTCCTCAGACTGGCAAGGACAGAATAACAAGGAACATGCCCACAGACGAGTGGTGTATGGACGGACACACGTGGGTGCACACTCAGGTACAATTCCTAGGCCAAATGGTCCCACCGCTGCACACAGGTGACTCCCGGGGAACCCAGGGGAAGTTGGTATCTGGTGACAAGAGAACTGGGcccacaatgggccagattttcaagtgcttggCCCCCACAATCAGAACTTacagaagagctcagctcccatttaggcgcCTGAATAAAGGCCAGGAATCAGCGCCCTGCCACTCCCGTTTGTGACACTCGTGGCTGGATTTCCTAGGGAGCGCCGCACCCAGTGTGCACCCACCACCCTGAGCTGTCCGCGAAACCTGCCCCTGCTTGGGTGTTGAATGCTTCGGAGCAGCCTGGCCCTCTGCTCCTGGGAACACACAGGAAAGCTCAGCACTCAGGGGTCTCTGGTCACGTGTGGGGGGTTTTGGTTAACACCTCGCAACCCACAACAATATGAAGACAGCATACTGCACAGTTGGGTTCCAAACAACCCTGTTGACTAAATACGAAGCCTGGCTATATAGATCTTGCTGCTCTACCTGTCTGCTTCTAACACCCAGAGCACAGTGAGCACCACTAGCGGGCTTGCAAacaatttaaagggatactaccctgCTCCTCTACAAGGGGGCCTGTGCCCAGACACGTCCCTATGCAGACAGCACAGGGTGCACCTGATGTCACAATCTACCAAGCTCCAGTCTCATGGCAACCACTGTGTTCTAGCAGCCCAAGTGTGGCCAAGTGATCTGGGCCTTATAGCTCATCGCTTGCTTGCCCTGTACCCTCGCCCCCAGCTGACCACAGCCCAGAATCCAGCACAGTGAGGCAGACAAAGTGGTCCCTTGTGGACTATCAAGGAGAACAGCCACCAAGTGAGGCAGCCAGGCAAAGACGGGCCAAGGCTGCAAGGCCAGAGCTAAGAATCAGTGCATCCCCAAACGCAACCATTAGGTGCAGCTTTTCCCTGGGTCCTCTCCAGCGGCCAACCCTTTTGTACCACGAGCTGCCAAGAGCTGGACACACAACTCCAGCCAGAGGCTGGGCTCGGTGAGCAGGGCCCACGTGCAGCGAGCTggtcctggggcagcaggacGACAGGGTTTTAGCCGCCTGGCAAGTCCTACGTCTCAACGCTGAACACCCAGACAATACAGACCTTCAGCTGGTCTGAAAGAGCAGACCCTAAACTGGGACAGGAGAGGGGTGCAGGCTATCCAGACAAGGAGCAGCAGCTCCCTTTGGCAAGCAAAATGGATGATACACAAAACCCTTCTGAGGTTCTTCCCCTGGATTCAGCCACCCCAGCTTCAGGGAACCCTGAgccagcagccccatgttctgctgaCGTAGGCTCAGCTAACCCAGCGGCAGAGACCTGTGAGAATCCCGAGCAGGCTGAGGCATCTGGTTCCAGCCTCCCCAAGAAGACCAGGCCACCAGGCAGCCGGATCTCTAAACTATCTAGCTTGCCTGGCGTCAGCCTCGCCAAGCTGTCCAAACCACTGAGTCAAGGACTCTCCAAGTGCATCCTGGAGGCTGTGGCCACCTCGAAAAAGCACACCGGCCTTTCCCTGCAGGCTCTCAAGAAGATCATCGTGGCCACGGGCTACAACATGGCCAAGAAGAAGACCCACTTCAAGAGGGTGCTCTTGAGCCTGGTGACCAAAGGGCTCCTGCAAAAGCTGAAAGGCACCGGGGCTTCAGGCTCCTTTGGGATCGGCAAGGAGCTGGCCAAGAAGATGGGCACAGGGCACAGGAAGAAAAAGGCACCCACGAAACGAGGGAGGCCCCTCAAGGTTGGCATAGCAGCCACAAGCCTGGCTGAAAGAGGGCAGCTGCTGACGATGGATCTTCTAAGGAAGCCAAGCCGTCAGCCAGCCACGCTGGGCAGCAGCCAGCCAACGCTTGAAGGATAGACCCACCCCTACCACAGGTTTACCCCTGCGAGAAATAAAATGGTGGTTGTATTTAAACACTCCCCATTTCCAGGCACATCCTTGGGAACCTGCCACCaggagaagagagggagaggggttGAAGGAGTGGTGATGTATTTACACCACATGGGGCTCTGATCCCTTTACATCTCCCAAgctgtgtgcgtgggggggggggaggcaagtAGCACCCTATATTGCTGGTTGAGCTTTCACATTTATCATGGGGCAAGGGACCCTCTGCTCTGCAAGGCTCTGTCGTTCCGATTAAGCCAGAGGACCAAGGCACAAACAACGTGCAGTGATCAGGGGGCGTGCTGGGTTGTTGCAAAAGTGGGGATTGATATCCCCAGGGGAAGAGGTGCCCTTTGTGGAAGGACTTGAAGGAGAGAGATCCTGGACTGGCAGGGCTTCCATGCATAGGAGCCAATATGGAGAAGGCATACAGATAGCCTGCAATCTGACCAGACAAAGGAGGCGGAGAAACAGACGGGAAGTGATGATGTACCCATGGTCACACaatgagtctgtggcagagccaggattagcacCCAGGCCCATCGAGTCCCAAGCTAGTGCCCTTGCTGTTCGATCTGATTCACCTGCTGTGGCACGAAAATGCCCGGTGAGGTTCACTTGGTCCTGGTTAGCCGGGGATTTGGCTCCCCCGACCATGAGTAGCTTGCAGTTTCATGGCGCTGGGTGCAATGCCCTCTAGGAGGCAGAGACCAGGACCCTGAGGTACCCGCTGGCCTTTATTCCAGGATTCTGATTACACAAGCACTGGGGGCTGGCTCCTACCGCCAGCTGACTGAGCACCAAGCTGACATGTCAGAAATTGGGTCCCCTCCTGCTCTGGGCACAGAATACCCAATAGATATGTAGGGAGACACGCTCACTCCATTGCAGACACACTTAGACCCGCtccattccacacacacacacacacacgcgcacgcgcacacacacactcaggacACAGCCCATCAGCTCCCTTCTGCCACCCCTGGATAAGAGTAACTTCCACGGCAAGCCATAGGAGAGCCTTGAACCCATGCCCAGGGGCCTGCAGGACGCCATTTCAATCAAATCAAGGGCCTTTTGACAAATTACATCTTGGCAGATCCTTCAAATCTCTAAATCACAGACTGTAAAAATTGTGATatggggtgacacacacacacatgggcaTCACAAGCTCCTTATGACATCACAACCGGCCCAGTTTTCCTGTCATGGTTACCGCCGGGTTGTCCTGGAGCCCAGGGACAT
This window encodes:
- the LOC122457667 gene encoding spermatid-specific linker histone H1-like protein is translated as MDDTQNPSEVLPLDSATPASGNPEPAAPCSADVGSANPAAETCENPEQAEASGSSLPKKTRPPGSRISKLSSLPGVSLAKLSKPLSQGLSKCILEAVATSKKHTGLSLQALKKIIVATGYNMAKKKTHFKRVLLSLVTKGLLQKLKGTGASGSFGIGKELAKKMGTGHRKKKAPTKRGRPLKVGIAATSLAERGQLLTMDLLRKPSRQPATLGSSQPTLEG